In Frederiksenia canicola, the sequence GGAATTTGATTGTCTTCGGCAGACAACAACGCCGCCGCTGAACCGAGTGTTTCGGCAAGGGTGGCACTAATTCCACCGTGCAACAAGCCAAATGGCTGAGTCGTACGATGATCGACTGGCACGGTAGCCACTAAAAAATCATCGCCTTGGTCAGTAAATTCAATACCTAAATGCGATACTGCCGAGTTTTGACATAGTTGGTTTAATTGAGAGAGAGAGAGCGATTTTTTCCAGATCATAATATTTCCTAAATAATTGCTAGCAACGCCTGTACAGGATGCTTCAACACGTGATGCGCCATTCGTTTTACTTGGCTTCGACAGGAGTAACCAGTGGCTAGGCAGCGGTTGAGATCTTTGCCTTGTAATTTTTTTTGCCACGATTGGGCGTAAATGGCTTTCGACATCGCTATGTGCTTGGTTTCGTGTCCAAATGTACCTGCCATTCCGCAGCAGCCCGTTGTTTCAAGGCTGAGTTGTTCGCCAAAGTGGGCGAAAATCTGCTGCCACTGTTTACTGCTGTTTGGCAAGGCGGTGGATTCGGTGCAATGGGAAAATAAGTGCCATGGCAAGCGGTCAGATTTTGCTGAAATTTTGCCATTCGCTAAGCGACCACTTTGCAATTGTTTCAACAACCATTCGTGTGCCAGAAGCACTTCAAATTCGCCCCGTTTTTCTTTTAAGATCGCTTTGTATTCTTCCCGATAAATCAAAGCCAATGCGGGATCGACCCCAACCATCGCAATCCCTAATTTCGCTACTCGGCTGAGGAAATTCGCTTGGTTTTGGGCAGTGCGGGCGAATCTTGCCAAAAAGCCTTTGACTTGTTGAGCTTTGCCACTTGGGTTAAACGGCAACACAATCGGTTTGAAACCAAGTTTTTGGCAGAGCTGCACAAAATCCGCTACCACTTTGGCATCGTAATAAGAGGTGAATGGATCTTGCACCACAAAAATGCAATTTTCTGCCGAAATCTGACCGCTTGTAAGTTTTTGTTCAAGCTGATCGAGGCTGTCGCCTTGATAGCCGATTTCAACTAACTGTTGTTGCAACGTTGGCACTGACAGTGCGGGCAAATCGACCATGCCAATGGTTTTACTCGCTACCGTTTCGGCAATTTTATTGGCACTGAAGAAATTGAACAGTTTTGGGGC encodes:
- a CDS encoding hotdog fold thioesterase, whose product is MIWKKSLSLSQLNQLCQNSAVSHLGIEFTDQGDDFLVATVPVDHRTTQPFGLLHGGISATLAETLGSAAALLSAEDNQIPVGTELNISHLKAVKQGKATGKATPLHLGRDSQVWNVEIFDETDRLCAVARLSVRLLEKR